One genomic region from Phycisphaerae bacterium encodes:
- the trpA gene encoding tryptophan synthase subunit alpha translates to MTTPRGDGSRIDQAMRSQAPGLWPFVVGGYPTPAGTTGLLAALASAPIRGIEIGIPFSDPIADGPVIQSAFAESLANGTRVADVLSAISAARRSVEVPIIAMVSASIVYRLGVRAFVERAAASGVDGLIVPDISLEEASGLAAATGDAGLRLPMLVAPTTPDERRERIAGIASGFLYYVSVQGTTGARMELPADLEANIRRVRDACAMPVMVGFGISQREHVRRVCAYADGAIVGSAIVREMQTSYRAGAGDDAAVESVVSFVRGLCDD, encoded by the coding sequence ATGACGACACCTCGCGGCGATGGCAGCCGGATTGATCAGGCGATGCGTTCGCAAGCGCCCGGGTTGTGGCCGTTCGTCGTGGGTGGATATCCGACGCCGGCGGGGACGACCGGCCTGTTGGCGGCGCTGGCGAGCGCTCCGATCCGCGGCATCGAGATCGGCATTCCATTTTCGGATCCGATCGCGGACGGGCCGGTGATTCAGTCCGCGTTCGCGGAGAGCCTCGCGAACGGCACTCGCGTGGCGGACGTCCTGTCGGCCATCTCAGCAGCGCGCCGGTCGGTGGAAGTGCCGATCATCGCGATGGTTTCGGCATCCATTGTGTATCGCCTCGGAGTGCGGGCATTCGTTGAGCGTGCGGCGGCGTCCGGCGTCGATGGGCTGATCGTTCCGGATATTTCACTGGAAGAAGCCTCCGGCCTGGCGGCTGCCACGGGCGACGCGGGGCTCCGGCTGCCGATGCTGGTGGCACCGACGACGCCTGATGAGCGCCGGGAGCGAATCGCCGGGATCGCTTCCGGGTTTCTCTATTATGTCTCGGTGCAGGGTACGACCGGCGCGAGAATGGAGCTGCCGGCCGACCTGGAGGCGAACATCCGGCGTGTTCGGGACGCGTGTGCCATGCCGGTGATGGTCGGCTTCGGCATCAGTCAGCGCGAGCATGTGCGGCGAGTGTGCGCATATGCGGATGGGGCGATCGTCGGCAGCGCGATCGTTCGGGAGATGCAGACGTCGTATCGCGCTGGCGCCGGCGATGATGCGGCAGTTGAATCGGTTGTATCGTTTGTTCGTGGACTGTGCGATGACTAG
- a CDS encoding ABC transporter permease subunit, with translation MAGALSDFGRWFWRLVPANPIFLRVVLAGGRRDRHFWIRTGYLFVLGAVTILGVLLTHPGANASLAVLAKSATSVFKWVSLMQLFMICVIAPVFAAAAITQEKDSQTFNVLLSTPLSNAQIVLGSLLSRLYFVLVLLIAGIPLFCILMVYGGVTGDKIAQSIFLSAATALITSTLAIAISVIKIGTGRTIFSFYLAIATYLICVYALGIQDWFIPPESTPAPGQFSRMSWLAAFHPFLAMRVVLGETPAPDIGAVSHYGFPIKQLLAYPQYAFMTLSAIASVFLLAASLCFVRRGLKEGEPSFFSKLFRREPPESITPNERQPAEENAPNRGRKPRHVLRNPIAWRESVTGAAQGGGSLTRITLLAVGMASALLLVVLYANGAMSLIEVKAWLYTLVMIEVGIAFFIATTTAATSMTREKESNTLELVLATPLTSSQIIHGKIRGLVVAAGPLLFVPYASVVMFILRDLFAGRLFGASSEPVVHWEALITVPLLLVAFTLFACMIGLRASIRQKKTINAVFTAMAVVLMVFGGASICPFSTLSANADGGLIAAFMTITPVTAFGIVLDPVNAAFSGRTISAAELDKYRAIASIMSVVVAGTYLLIGASLHKNMVQSFDMTIRKQSA, from the coding sequence ATGGCCGGTGCACTCTCAGACTTTGGCCGATGGTTCTGGCGGCTCGTTCCCGCAAATCCGATCTTCCTGCGCGTCGTGCTCGCCGGAGGTCGGCGAGATCGGCATTTCTGGATCCGCACGGGCTATCTGTTCGTTCTCGGGGCCGTCACGATCCTGGGTGTTTTGCTGACCCATCCCGGCGCCAATGCGTCGCTCGCCGTGCTGGCCAAGAGTGCGACATCCGTCTTCAAATGGGTCTCGTTGATGCAGCTCTTCATGATCTGCGTCATTGCTCCCGTTTTTGCGGCCGCGGCAATCACGCAGGAGAAGGACTCCCAGACATTCAACGTGCTGCTGTCCACCCCGCTGTCCAATGCCCAGATCGTTCTGGGCTCATTGCTCAGCCGGCTTTATTTCGTGCTGGTACTGTTGATAGCAGGCATCCCGCTCTTCTGCATCCTGATGGTCTATGGCGGCGTCACCGGCGACAAGATCGCGCAGTCCATCTTCCTCTCTGCCGCGACGGCGCTCATCACCAGCACGCTTGCAATCGCCATCAGCGTCATCAAGATCGGAACGGGCCGTACGATTTTTTCTTTTTATCTCGCAATCGCCACCTATTTGATTTGCGTCTACGCCCTCGGGATACAGGACTGGTTCATTCCCCCGGAGTCGACGCCTGCTCCGGGACAGTTCAGCCGAATGAGCTGGCTTGCCGCATTTCATCCGTTTCTCGCGATGCGCGTGGTGCTGGGTGAAACGCCCGCGCCAGATATCGGCGCCGTTTCGCATTATGGCTTTCCGATCAAGCAACTGCTCGCTTATCCGCAGTACGCGTTCATGACGCTCTCGGCAATCGCCTCCGTGTTTCTGTTGGCGGCGAGTCTGTGCTTCGTTCGGCGCGGTCTGAAGGAAGGAGAACCCTCTTTCTTCTCGAAGCTGTTTCGCCGGGAACCGCCGGAGAGCATTACGCCGAACGAGCGGCAGCCCGCGGAGGAGAATGCCCCCAACCGGGGACGCAAACCACGCCACGTCCTGCGCAATCCCATCGCCTGGCGCGAATCCGTGACCGGTGCGGCGCAGGGGGGCGGCAGTTTGACGCGAATCACGCTGCTGGCTGTTGGCATGGCCTCGGCACTGCTGTTGGTTGTGCTGTACGCCAATGGCGCAATGTCCTTGATCGAGGTGAAGGCCTGGCTTTACACCCTCGTCATGATTGAGGTGGGAATCGCTTTCTTCATCGCAACCACCACGGCCGCGACCTCCATGACCCGCGAGAAAGAGTCGAACACGCTGGAGCTGGTGCTTGCGACGCCGCTGACCAGTTCTCAGATCATCCATGGAAAGATTCGCGGGCTCGTCGTTGCCGCGGGTCCGCTGCTTTTCGTCCCGTATGCGTCGGTCGTGATGTTCATTCTGCGGGATCTGTTCGCCGGGAGGTTGTTCGGAGCGTCGAGTGAGCCGGTGGTTCACTGGGAGGCGCTGATTACCGTGCCCCTGTTGCTCGTCGCCTTCACGCTCTTTGCCTGCATGATCGGCCTGCGCGCATCCATTCGGCAGAAGAAGACCATCAATGCGGTCTTCACCGCGATGGCTGTTGTCCTGATGGTCTTCGGCGGGGCCTCGATATGCCCCTTCAGCACCTTGAGCGCCAATGCCGATGGCGGGTTGATTGCCGCATTCATGACGATCACACCCGTCACCGCCTTCGGCATCGTTCTCGATCCGGTGAACGCTGCATTCAGCGGCCGTACGATCAGCGCCGCTGAACTGGACAAGTACCGCGCCATTGCCTCGATCATGTCTGTCGTTGTCGCAGGCACCTACTTGCTGATCGGCGCGTCACTGCACAAGAATATGGTGCAGTCCTTTGACATGACGATTCGCAAACAGAGCGCTTAG
- a CDS encoding HEAT repeat domain-containing protein — protein sequence MIDQIIPCSAFSGSNRRSGNVIRATTLLVAGLVSMWAASASRADIFVTTSGDEIEAELLEDLPEAYRLRTRLGIVDLEKDRVTKIIAKRSPWAMYEQRRKKCASTADAHFKLAQWCDRHDLGTEARDELERVIQLDPNHAAAREKLGYVRDDKGRWKKPGSARAPSEQERRERRQAAEEDRLVRKLVTSWFVKIKALHKGRLGGAGGTHQADLFKDGREQILAIRDPLAIPALAGVLSTGQVETRLLMVESLSRFPEDEATMNLLVASLLDPAATVRSSAAAALRPRDDDRVVHRLVNALYSDEEAMIRHAAVALGVLKAGSAVEDLINVLSKETRQKVSVARPVFLDGVRCEFGGIIRYHSGTRLLRYQPATIGCLGPGTLIGTIQTVETQTLMVHRTEVQEALIAITGQNFGFDASAWRNWLAGQKGP from the coding sequence ATGATCGACCAAATCATACCGTGCAGCGCTTTCTCCGGATCGAATCGGCGGTCGGGCAATGTGATTCGTGCGACGACACTGCTTGTCGCCGGTCTCGTCTCAATGTGGGCCGCGTCCGCGTCCCGGGCCGACATTTTCGTGACAACCTCCGGCGACGAAATCGAAGCGGAGCTTCTCGAGGATCTTCCGGAGGCGTACCGGCTTCGCACGCGGCTGGGCATTGTCGATCTCGAAAAAGACCGCGTGACGAAGATCATCGCGAAGCGCTCGCCGTGGGCCATGTATGAGCAGCGACGCAAGAAATGTGCCAGCACCGCGGACGCTCATTTCAAGCTGGCCCAATGGTGCGATCGGCACGATCTGGGTACCGAAGCTCGCGATGAGTTGGAGCGTGTGATTCAGCTCGACCCGAATCATGCCGCCGCGCGCGAAAAGCTCGGCTATGTCCGGGATGACAAGGGCCGCTGGAAAAAGCCCGGGTCGGCACGCGCGCCTTCCGAACAGGAACGCCGCGAGCGTCGGCAGGCGGCCGAAGAAGACCGGCTCGTCCGAAAACTGGTCACGAGCTGGTTCGTGAAAATCAAGGCGCTTCACAAAGGCCGGCTCGGCGGTGCCGGCGGTACCCATCAAGCGGATCTGTTCAAGGACGGGCGCGAACAGATACTCGCCATTCGCGATCCCCTGGCAATTCCGGCGCTGGCGGGCGTCCTCAGCACCGGCCAGGTCGAGACGCGGTTGCTGATGGTGGAATCGCTCTCACGGTTTCCCGAGGACGAGGCCACGATGAATCTGCTGGTTGCGTCGCTCCTCGATCCCGCGGCGACGGTACGAAGCAGCGCCGCGGCAGCGCTCCGCCCGCGTGATGACGACCGCGTGGTGCACCGGCTGGTGAATGCCCTGTACAGCGACGAAGAAGCGATGATCCGCCATGCGGCCGTCGCGTTAGGCGTGCTCAAGGCCGGTTCGGCTGTTGAGGATCTGATCAATGTTCTGTCAAAGGAGACCCGTCAGAAGGTGTCCGTTGCGCGGCCCGTGTTCCTTGACGGCGTGCGCTGCGAGTTTGGCGGAATCATTCGCTATCACTCAGGCACGAGGCTGCTTCGATATCAGCCGGCGACGATCGGGTGTCTTGGTCCAGGCACTCTGATCGGGACGATCCAGACCGTTGAGACGCAGACACTCATGGTTCACCGGACCGAGGTGCAGGAGGCGCTCATCGCCATCACTGGGCAGAACTTCGGCTTCGACGCCTCTGCCTGGCGAAACTGGCTGGCCGGGCAAAAAGGCCCCTGA
- a CDS encoding acetolactate synthase, producing the protein MPAKYDFETAGKFRSPTVRQISVFLDDRVGALSRLFQAFDGSDVRVVGMSVVHAIDCAIVRIICDDNDTAVKALKSRGFPTSETELVVVEVPAGHGLRSICSALLAGEVNIDYAYPLLTRPTGRAALAIHTDEIETAIRLLLNRQFTVMTEEDLGAGPLR; encoded by the coding sequence ATGCCAGCAAAATACGATTTTGAGACAGCCGGAAAGTTTCGATCTCCCACCGTGCGGCAGATATCGGTCTTTCTTGATGACCGTGTCGGTGCCCTCTCCAGACTCTTCCAGGCATTCGATGGGTCGGACGTCCGTGTCGTCGGAATGTCCGTCGTCCATGCCATCGATTGTGCCATCGTCCGAATCATCTGCGATGACAATGATACCGCCGTCAAGGCGCTCAAGAGCCGCGGATTTCCCACCAGCGAGACCGAATTGGTCGTGGTCGAGGTCCCCGCCGGCCATGGACTGAGGTCCATCTGCTCCGCCCTGCTCGCCGGAGAAGTCAATATCGACTACGCCTATCCTCTGCTCACCCGTCCGACAGGGCGGGCCGCACTCGCGATTCACACCGACGAGATCGAAACGGCCATCAGGCTGTTGCTGAATCGTCAGTTCACGGTGATGACCGAGGAAGACCTCGGCGCCGGCCCACTCCGCTGA
- the trpB gene encoding tryptophan synthase subunit beta: MTQPKTIDGTPDRYGRFGRYGGQFVPETLMAAVNQLDFAYQAVRSDPAFQRELDGYLANYAGRPSPIYFAKRLTGRLGGGRIYLKREDLNHTGSHKINNTLGQALLARRMGKSRVIAETGAGQHGVATATAAALLGLECVVYMGSEDIRRQRLNAYRMELLGARLSPVESGQRTLKDAINEAMRDWISSVESTHYIIGSVMGPHPFPMMVRDFQRVIGREARRQMVEQTGRLPDVICACVGGGSNAAGIFHPFVDDAGVRLIGVEAAGEGLDRRHSATISRGKPGVLHGMQTLVLQDEDGQTLPVHSVSAGLDYPGVGPEHAHWADIGRVEYVSATDDEALDAFEQVSRSEGIIPALESAHAIAHAMKLAPMLSAEQTLLVNLSGRGDKDCVEVARLRGRALE, translated from the coding sequence ATGACCCAGCCGAAGACGATCGACGGAACCCCCGACCGCTACGGCCGATTCGGCCGCTATGGTGGGCAGTTCGTCCCTGAGACGCTGATGGCTGCGGTGAACCAGCTTGACTTCGCCTACCAAGCGGTTCGATCTGATCCGGCATTTCAGAGGGAACTCGACGGCTACCTTGCCAACTACGCCGGGCGTCCGAGTCCGATCTATTTCGCGAAGCGACTGACGGGCCGCCTTGGTGGGGGACGGATCTATCTGAAACGGGAGGATCTGAACCACACGGGCTCCCACAAGATCAACAATACGCTGGGACAGGCGCTTCTTGCGCGCCGAATGGGCAAGTCGCGGGTGATTGCCGAGACCGGCGCGGGCCAGCACGGTGTCGCGACGGCCACGGCGGCGGCGCTGCTCGGCCTGGAGTGCGTGGTGTACATGGGTTCGGAGGACATTCGGCGGCAGCGTCTGAACGCGTATCGGATGGAACTGCTCGGCGCGCGGCTGTCGCCGGTTGAAAGCGGTCAGCGCACGCTCAAGGACGCCATCAACGAAGCGATGCGGGACTGGATCTCGAGCGTTGAATCGACACATTACATCATCGGGTCGGTCATGGGCCCTCATCCGTTCCCGATGATGGTACGGGATTTTCAGCGTGTCATCGGGCGTGAAGCACGGCGACAAATGGTCGAGCAGACCGGCCGTCTGCCCGACGTTATTTGCGCGTGCGTGGGCGGCGGGAGCAATGCGGCGGGCATTTTTCATCCGTTCGTGGATGATGCCGGAGTGCGGTTGATCGGCGTTGAGGCGGCGGGGGAGGGACTGGACCGGCGTCACAGCGCGACGATCTCCCGCGGCAAACCGGGCGTGCTGCATGGCATGCAGACCCTTGTCCTGCAGGATGAGGACGGGCAGACGTTGCCGGTTCACTCGGTGTCGGCAGGGCTCGACTATCCCGGTGTGGGACCCGAACACGCGCACTGGGCAGACATCGGCCGTGTCGAGTATGTATCGGCGACGGATGATGAAGCGCTGGACGCGTTTGAACAGGTGTCCCGGAGCGAGGGCATCATCCCCGCGCTGGAGAGCGCGCACGCCATCGCCCACGCCATGAAGCTGGCGCCGATGCTCAGCGCCGAACAGACGCTGCTCGTGAACCTCTCCGGGCGAGGCGACAAGGACTGCGTCGAAGTCGCCCGGCTGCGGGGACGCGCACTGGAGTGA
- a CDS encoding tetratricopeptide repeat protein, with amino-acid sequence MRRTDGYLLIGVLIVGAALRIGYLAEFARGPDFASPGVDAEFHDYWARGMATGDWTPPADYENPNIQGTPFLRPPGYPYFLAAIYRCFGTGYLMPRVVQMALGLAGAALAFIVGRRWFGRVTGAVWAALMAVYWAFIYFEAEFHAPVLMIFLTLTLTFAMGRWAEKPSPGRAALSGVLFGLSALVLPNVLLFGPFAFGWMLFVTRRRAAAPPTAILNDHGRTACREDVPVSPFLRGLLHAIVFSVAAAAAISPATIRNYRVCGQFIPITTNAGINLYIGNHDGAEGYCLVEIPELGRFETCFDYPALVRRLTAKLGRPLSDPDVDRYFRDEAMRFIREHPAEFVRLTLRKALMFWGPSEVSHNKEDELERRHYTALHVVPIGFGFVFATAVAGVAVFVIGRRGSKEALRRIRGVETVRSSRSIKDDTSGPTEIGAALQLPLPRAIAGLMLLYIVSFFLSILPFFNAGRYRVPIIPFLLFFSAIGAASVMEFATRRRAAAFGVVGVCAAACLAMVLWPFRHEPDVSNWHYARGLCLSRTNRPEVAVKEYEAAIRADSANAKAHYNLGLLMQARGDLALAAAHFDAVAATGQYQLESQRQQARILYQAGRLDDAAALLESLAAAVPDDADSVLMLAAVRMDQHRWDDAAACYRRLVALRPDDADLRYNLGSILSDAGRTEESVDSYRAAIALKPAFFEAYNNLAAAQVRLNRLDEAASAFRSAVGVNPGSREARLNLAYVLGRLGRHDERVAILSDWLTQYGDDIEIRLRLGDALLDAGRPNDAVPHFEAVLRADPGNAAATERLANLRS; translated from the coding sequence ATGCGGAGGACCGACGGATATCTGCTGATCGGAGTTCTGATCGTTGGCGCGGCCCTGCGCATCGGGTATCTGGCCGAATTTGCGCGCGGACCAGATTTTGCGTCGCCCGGTGTGGACGCGGAGTTTCACGACTACTGGGCACGCGGCATGGCGACCGGCGACTGGACACCGCCGGCGGACTATGAAAATCCGAATATTCAGGGCACTCCTTTTCTTCGCCCCCCGGGCTATCCCTACTTTCTCGCCGCGATCTACCGCTGCTTCGGCACAGGCTATCTCATGCCGCGTGTCGTGCAGATGGCGCTCGGCCTGGCCGGCGCGGCGCTGGCTTTCATTGTGGGTCGGCGGTGGTTCGGCCGTGTGACAGGTGCCGTATGGGCGGCATTGATGGCGGTCTATTGGGCGTTCATCTACTTCGAGGCCGAGTTCCACGCCCCGGTCCTGATGATTTTTCTGACGCTGACGTTGACTTTCGCAATGGGTCGCTGGGCCGAAAAACCCTCACCGGGCCGAGCCGCCCTGAGCGGCGTGTTGTTCGGCCTCTCTGCACTCGTGCTTCCGAATGTGCTGTTGTTCGGACCCTTTGCCTTCGGGTGGATGCTCTTCGTCACCCGCCGTCGTGCCGCGGCGCCGCCGACAGCGATTTTGAACGATCACGGCCGTACGGCTTGTCGAGAGGATGTGCCGGTCTCCCCCTTTCTCCGGGGACTGCTGCACGCCATCGTGTTTTCGGTCGCGGCTGCGGCTGCGATCTCGCCGGCAACAATTCGTAACTACCGCGTCTGTGGTCAGTTCATTCCAATTACCACGAATGCCGGGATCAATCTCTACATCGGCAATCACGATGGAGCCGAGGGGTATTGCCTCGTGGAGATTCCCGAGCTGGGCAGGTTTGAAACCTGCTTCGACTATCCCGCGCTCGTGCGGCGCCTCACCGCAAAGCTCGGTCGGCCCCTGTCCGATCCCGATGTGGATCGGTACTTTCGGGATGAGGCCATGCGGTTTATCCGTGAGCACCCCGCCGAGTTCGTCCGGCTGACTCTCCGCAAGGCCCTCATGTTCTGGGGGCCGTCTGAGGTTTCGCATAACAAGGAGGACGAACTGGAGCGTCGACATTACACGGCGCTGCATGTCGTGCCGATAGGGTTCGGATTCGTGTTTGCGACGGCGGTGGCCGGTGTGGCCGTATTCGTGATTGGCAGGCGGGGATCGAAGGAAGCGCTGCGGAGGATCCGGGGTGTCGAGACTGTTCGATCATCGCGGAGCATCAAGGATGACACGAGCGGACCTACGGAGATCGGAGCGGCTCTGCAACTGCCGCTGCCGCGGGCGATTGCGGGTCTGATGCTGCTTTATATTGTCTCGTTCTTTCTATCCATACTGCCGTTTTTCAATGCCGGACGATACCGAGTTCCGATTATTCCTTTTCTGCTATTTTTCTCCGCGATTGGCGCAGCGAGTGTCATGGAATTCGCGACGCGGCGCCGCGCTGCGGCGTTCGGCGTCGTCGGCGTCTGTGCGGCCGCCTGTCTGGCGATGGTGCTTTGGCCGTTCCGGCATGAGCCGGATGTATCGAACTGGCATTACGCGCGCGGTCTGTGTCTGTCTCGAACGAATAGGCCGGAAGTCGCCGTGAAGGAGTATGAGGCGGCGATTCGTGCCGACAGTGCCAACGCAAAGGCACACTACAATCTGGGACTGCTGATGCAGGCGCGCGGCGATCTGGCCCTCGCGGCGGCGCATTTCGACGCCGTCGCCGCGACCGGACAGTACCAGCTCGAATCCCAGCGGCAGCAGGCCCGCATCCTGTACCAGGCCGGCCGTCTTGATGATGCGGCCGCGCTGCTCGAATCGCTCGCGGCCGCCGTGCCGGACGATGCCGATTCGGTCCTGATGCTCGCCGCCGTTCGAATGGACCAGCATCGCTGGGATGATGCGGCGGCCTGCTATCGCCGGTTGGTGGCCCTGCGTCCGGACGATGCGGATCTCAGATACAACCTCGGATCAATCTTGTCGGATGCGGGCCGAACGGAGGAATCCGTCGATTCCTATCGAGCCGCGATCGCACTGAAACCCGCATTCTTCGAGGCGTATAACAACCTTGCCGCCGCGCAGGTGCGATTGAATCGACTGGACGAAGCGGCTTCCGCGTTTCGATCCGCCGTGGGTGTCAATCCCGGCTCGCGCGAGGCCAGACTGAATCTGGCCTATGTACTCGGGCGGCTCGGAAGGCACGACGAGCGAGTTGCGATACTCTCCGATTGGCTCACCCAATACGGCGACGATATCGAAATACGCCTGCGGCTCGGTGATGCGTTGCTTGATGCCGGGCGTCCGAATGACGCGGTCCCTCACTTCGAGGCCGTCCTGCGTGCTGATCCCGGAAATGCAGCGGCGACGGAGCGGCTGGCGAATCTACGCTCGTGA
- a CDS encoding DUF4265 domain-containing protein yields MHQPPEPGLFEIHFPIDREDDGAAVSNFEPLWASRNDDGTYSLRNTPFFVSGYARLDVIEATELDGRLIFKRLIRPSGRSTIRVTFEDVSRITGMLSDMERMGCFREFHAADKVYAFDIPLSSDLRAVVTYLSVGEENGWWSVDHACVFR; encoded by the coding sequence ATGCACCAGCCTCCGGAGCCCGGCCTCTTTGAAATTCATTTCCCGATCGATCGAGAAGATGATGGGGCAGCGGTTTCAAACTTCGAACCGCTCTGGGCCTCCCGAAACGACGATGGAACCTATAGCCTGCGGAACACGCCGTTCTTCGTCAGCGGTTACGCCAGGCTGGATGTGATCGAGGCGACGGAGCTTGACGGCCGCCTGATCTTCAAACGCCTCATTCGACCGTCCGGCCGAAGCACGATTCGTGTCACCTTCGAGGACGTCAGCCGAATCACCGGCATGTTGTCCGATATGGAACGCATGGGTTGTTTTCGCGAATTCCATGCCGCGGACAAGGTCTATGCGTTCGACATCCCCCTGTCGTCGGATCTGCGGGCGGTGGTCACCTACCTGAGCGTCGGAGAAGAGAACGGCTGGTGGTCGGTCGATCATGCCTGCGTCTTCCGATGA
- a CDS encoding aminotransferase class V-fold PLP-dependent enzyme → MELDAIRAEMPVTRHYNFLNHAAVCPISGRAAAALRRYADEAEHHGHTRGELYPVTKRTRLVAGKLLNCHAEEVTFIPSTSHGISLVANGLQFSRGDNIVTSGVEFPANIYPWMNLRAQGVTLKMVPEDKGRIPLERLVELIDDRTRIVTISSVQFGSGFRTDLAKLGTICQERGVLFFVDAIQSLGVMPVDVRAMKIDFLAADGHKWLLGPEGAGLFYCRHELLGLLRPTTVGWLSVKNSMTFGQYDMDFRDDARRFDCGSYNLAGIAALGASIEWILALGIDKVWERVRSLTDRVVAGVRNKGYRVVSSREPTEASGIVAFVSDQHDHTRIVNHLLQEYRTVVAARLGRIRVSPHFYNSEDEIDQLIEHLPSH, encoded by the coding sequence ATGGAACTCGACGCCATTCGCGCCGAAATGCCGGTCACACGGCACTACAACTTCTTGAATCACGCGGCGGTCTGCCCGATCTCCGGCCGCGCCGCGGCGGCCTTGCGGCGATACGCGGACGAAGCCGAGCATCACGGCCACACGCGCGGCGAGCTGTACCCGGTCACGAAGCGCACGCGTCTGGTCGCGGGAAAGCTGCTCAATTGTCACGCCGAGGAAGTCACGTTCATTCCGAGCACGAGTCACGGGATTTCGCTGGTCGCCAACGGGCTGCAATTCTCCCGAGGTGACAATATTGTGACATCCGGCGTGGAATTTCCGGCGAATATCTATCCGTGGATGAATCTGCGTGCACAGGGCGTGACGCTGAAGATGGTGCCGGAGGACAAGGGTCGCATTCCGCTGGAGCGGCTTGTCGAGCTGATCGACGACCGAACGCGCATTGTCACCATTTCCTCCGTACAGTTCGGCAGCGGGTTTCGCACCGATCTGGCAAAACTGGGCACGATCTGCCAGGAGCGCGGCGTGCTCTTTTTCGTTGATGCCATTCAGTCGCTCGGCGTCATGCCTGTCGATGTCCGCGCCATGAAGATCGACTTCCTGGCGGCCGACGGGCACAAGTGGCTCCTCGGTCCGGAGGGCGCGGGACTGTTCTACTGCCGCCATGAATTGCTCGGTCTCTTGCGGCCGACGACCGTCGGATGGCTCAGCGTGAAGAACTCCATGACTTTCGGCCAATATGACATGGACTTTCGCGATGACGCCCGGCGGTTCGACTGCGGCAGCTACAACCTCGCAGGCATCGCGGCGCTGGGGGCGTCCATCGAGTGGATTCTGGCGCTTGGCATCGACAAGGTCTGGGAGCGCGTTCGATCGCTGACGGACCGCGTGGTTGCCGGCGTTCGGAACAAGGGCTATCGCGTGGTCAGTTCGCGTGAGCCGACTGAAGCGAGCGGCATCGTCGCCTTCGTGTCGGATCAGCACGACCACACGCGCATCGTGAACCACCTGCTCCAGGAATATCGCACCGTGGTTGCGGCTCGCCTCGGCCGCATCCGCGTGAGTCCCCATTTCTACAATTCCGAAGACGAAATCGATCAACTGATTGAGCATCTGCCGAGCCATTGA
- a CDS encoding DUF89 family protein encodes MPMLPLIVDPGRYRPCIQDLLTDGDRVREYWLSLFERHIDTLAALPVNGSRLDQCPAWHAFREAYLDGINRLRAQPDARGCLTVLELTRYRDEKLAEFSFGDPFHELKLRENEIAIRQYPKVVADLDAMVPGQRHIELIRGLFAGNLFDMGSKAAVAAFARDGGVDFATARSRVRSRPWAVDDLDAWLHRIESNRYRQCLFFVDNAGPDIVLGVMPFVRELCRRGTQVVLAANSAPALNDVTAAELSVLLDRLRGIDASLIHGVRVVASGCMSPLIDLGQLSRACCDAAAESDLLVLEGMGRAIESNYDARFSIDTLKIALVKDSMVAEILGVELFEPVFRFEAPKK; translated from the coding sequence ATGCCGATGCTTCCACTGATCGTCGATCCGGGGCGATATCGCCCGTGCATTCAGGACCTGCTGACCGACGGTGATCGCGTGCGAGAGTACTGGCTTTCGCTCTTTGAACGGCACATCGACACGCTTGCGGCGCTGCCGGTCAACGGCAGTCGGCTGGATCAATGCCCCGCATGGCATGCGTTTCGCGAAGCCTATCTGGACGGAATCAATCGGCTTCGCGCGCAGCCCGACGCGCGCGGCTGTCTCACCGTACTGGAATTGACACGATACCGCGACGAGAAGTTGGCGGAATTCTCGTTCGGCGACCCGTTTCACGAATTGAAGCTGCGTGAGAACGAGATCGCCATTCGCCAGTATCCGAAGGTGGTGGCCGACCTGGATGCGATGGTCCCCGGACAGCGTCACATCGAGTTGATCCGGGGATTGTTCGCCGGGAATCTGTTCGACATGGGCTCGAAGGCGGCGGTTGCCGCATTCGCGCGAGACGGCGGCGTTGATTTTGCGACGGCGCGGTCGCGTGTCCGTTCCAGACCGTGGGCCGTGGACGATCTGGACGCATGGTTGCATCGCATCGAATCGAATCGATATCGGCAGTGCCTTTTTTTCGTCGACAACGCGGGGCCGGACATCGTGCTGGGCGTCATGCCGTTCGTTCGCGAGCTATGCCGGCGCGGAACGCAAGTTGTCCTTGCCGCCAACAGCGCACCGGCGCTGAACGACGTGACGGCCGCGGAGTTGTCGGTGCTGCTCGATCGCCTGCGAGGAATCGATGCGTCACTGATTCACGGCGTTCGCGTGGTGGCGTCGGGCTGCATGTCGCCGCTGATCGATCTCGGGCAACTCAGCCGGGCGTGCTGTGATGCGGCAGCGGAGAGTGATCTGCTCGTGCTTGAAGGCATGGGCCGGGCGATCGAAAGTAACTACGATGCGCGGTTTTCAATCGATACGCTGAAGATCGCGCTGGTCAAGGATTCGATGGTGGCCGAGATTCTCGGTGTCGAGTTGTTCGAACCCGTCTTTCGGTTCGAGGCGCCAAAGAAATGA